A single Cannabis sativa cultivar Pink pepper isolate KNU-18-1 chromosome 7, ASM2916894v1, whole genome shotgun sequence DNA region contains:
- the LOC115697044 gene encoding homogentisate phytyltransferase 1, chloroplastic, translated as MDSLLLSSFSTPSVLSKGGNNWRRCNLKNVEFPGSYVAYNVSRLRVWKVREKPCSAVFQPSSLKHCAKGSETFVFYQRPNERFLVKAAGGQPLESEAKNDMNSAKDALDAFYRFSRPHTVIGTALSIVSVSLLAIEKLSDFSPLFFVGMLEAIVAALLMNIYIVGLNQLYDIDIDKVNKPYLPLASGEYSIQTGVMIVASFSILSFGVGWLVGSWPLFWALFISFVLGTAYSINVPLLRWKRFALVAAMCILAVRAVIVQLAFFLHIQTHVFKRPAVFSRPLIFATAFMSFFSVVIALFKDIPDIDGDRIYGIRSFTVRLGQKRVFWICISLLEIAYTVALLVGASSGFLWSKVVTVLGHTILASILWTNAKSVDLSSKAAITSFYMFIWKLFYAEYLLIPLVR; from the exons ATGGATTCTTTGCTTCTGAGTTCCTTTTCCACTCCTTCTGTACTCTCAAAAG GTGGGAATAATTGGAGAAGGTGTAATCTCAAGAATGTTGAGTTTCCTG GTTCATACGTGGCATACAATGTTTCAAGGCTTAGAGTTTGGAAAGTCAGAGAAAAACCTTGCTCTGCTGTGTTCCAACCCAGTTCATTGAAGCATTGTGCGAAAGGTAGTGAAACGTTTGTATTTTACCAGAGACCAAATGAAAGATTCCTGGTTAAGGCTGCCGGTGGACAACCTCTTGAATCGGAGGCAAAAAATGATATGAACTCTGCTAAAGATGCCTTAGATGCTTTCTATAGGTTTTCTCGGCCACATACAGTCATAGGCACG GCATTGAGCATTGTCTCAGTTTCCTTACTTGCAATTGAGAAGCTTTCCGACTTTTCTCCATTATTTTTTGTTGGGATGTTGGAG GCTATCGTAGCTGCCCTCTTAATGAACATTTACATTGTTGGTTTGAATCAGCTGTATGACATTGATATAGACAAG GTTAACAAGCCATATCTGCCGTTGGCGTCAGGGGAATATTCAATTCAAACTGGCGTTATGATTGTTGCATCTTTCTCTATTCTG AGTTTTGGCGTTGGATGGCTCGTCGGGTCATGGCCATTATTTTGGGCCCTCTTCATCAGTTTTGTATTGGGTACTGCTTACTCAATCAAT GTACCCCTTTTGAGATGGAAGAGATTTGCTTTAGTTGCAGCAATGTGCATTCTTGCTGTTCGAGCAGTGATTGTTCAACTAGCTTTTTTTCTTCACATTCAG ACGCATGTCTTTAAAAGACCAGCTGTCTTCTCAAGGCCCCTCATTTTCGCAACTGCATTTATGAGCTTCTTCTCGGTTGTTATAGCATTATTTAAG GATATACCTGATATTGACGGAGACAGGATATATGGCATCCGATCTTTTACAGTGCGCTTAGGTCAAAAGCGG GTGTTTTGGATATGCATTTCACTACTTGAAATTGCTTATACAGTTGCACTTTTAGTGGGAGCATCATCCGGCTTCTTGTGGAGCAAAGTTGTTACG GTATTGGGACACACAATTTTGGCTTCAATACTCTGGACTAATGCCAAGTCAGTTGATTTGAGCAGCAAAGCTGCAATAACATCTTTTTACATGTTCATATGGAAG tTATTTTATGCCGAATATCTACTTATACCGCTTGTGAGATGA
- the LOC133039578 gene encoding uncharacterized protein LOC133039578: MASHCRSNIGRTRPFWRLARGMARTTGFGSQDAYRTSKGDIGKKDGLLPRTEEEAFVRTISYDGVENLVDDVVDDTEAEAGSQVPETQVPDTQERDTQATGSEPQPSAPSSSGVRGAEYTDLVARLDRIEADTRVRMPLMSSRRRHTRPAM; the protein is encoded by the exons ATGGCTTCGCACTGCCGGTCCAATATTGGGCGTACGAGGCCATTTTGGAGGTTGGCAAGAGGTATGGCACGAACCACGGGATTCGGTTCCCAGGATGCTTACCGGACGAGCAAAGGcgatattgggaagaaagac GGGCTACTTCCACGGACGGAGgaggaggcatttgtgaggacaatatcttacgatggtgtggagAACCTGGTTGATGATGTTGTGGATGACACAGAGGCTGAGGCAGGTAGTCAGGTACCAGAGACTCAGGTCCCAGACACTCAGGAAAGAGACACTCAG gccactggttcagaacctcagcccagtgcaccatcttcatcaggcgttCGGGGTGCCGAGTACACTGATTTAGTGGCTCGGTTGGATAGGATCGAGGCTGACACTCGTGTCCGTATGCCGCTCATGTCGAGCCGAAGAAGGCATACGAGACCGGCCATGTAG
- the LOC133039579 gene encoding uncharacterized protein LOC133039579 produces MERLGDILAMLNRPPTMPSAPEAPADPSTPPPAASPPVEEDEVFPDDYDPYEGAPATPIEAQPLIHVHDTESQGEILSIEAQPAVVKSRKRKRKPPVWFGDYTEMKRRHRPSSTFDPLEPPDEKLLTTFRKWCVGLILNHRLRDLRSGDYGPGFFWIMLTPKEWLTDDVSKVFYNITSLFNFMYNAINIFFCVTDISVYMQHIDAAMHMLRRRRTDYPLTFPQKGIILSTFVTAMISSAWTSHKGPRKNFKWEAYILDYCTGAHKSQVFERWRGNEFIYFVLNLPTARHWVTVEVDIELWKINVYDCDSSVCHWTALEPIMKVWAELLPSLLLATGEFPHNNQIMALANCDITVLPKMHATRATHDLVPKSATSGDCGVYCIEYVEHLMMQRGLTDVTPDRIAMFRQRWCVDLFYQNVG; encoded by the exons ATGGAGCGGCTCGGAGAcatattggccatgttgaatcgtccgccaaCGATGCCTTCAGCACCGGAGGCCCCAGCAGATCCATCTACCCCACCACCAGCTGCTTCACCCCCAGTAGAAGAGGATGAGGTCTTCCCCGACGATTACGATCCTTATGAGGGAGCTCCAGCGACTCCGATCGAGGCACAACCTCttatccatgtacatgacaccgagtcgcagggtgagattctgtccatagaggcacaacctgcagtggttaagagtcggaagaggaagagaaagcctcctgtatggttcggtgactatacggagatgaagaggagacataggccatcttcgacttttgatcccctggagccaccggatgagaaattgttaaccactttccgaaagtggtgtgttggactcattctgaaccaccgacttcgggatttgagaagtggtgattacggtccaggattcttttggataatgctcacaccaaaggaatggcttacagatgacgtaagtaaagtattttataatattacttcacttTTCAACTTTATGTACAatgcaattaatatatttttttgtgtaaCTGACATTTCCGTTTATATGCAGCATATAGATGCAGCAATGCATATGCTGAGGAGGCGACGCACCGACTATCCACTGACATTTCCTCAAAAGGGTATCATTCTCTCCACATTCGTGACTGCCATGATCAGCAGTGCATGGACGAGCCACAAGGGTCCGAGGAAAAACTTTAAATGGGAGGCTTATATCCTGGACTACTGCACAGGGGCtcataag tcccaagtctttgagagatggaggggtaacgagtttatttacttcgttctgAACCTTCCCACGGCAAGGCACTGGGTCACAGTTGAAGTCGACATAGAgctgtggaaaattaatgtctacGACTGTGATTCCAGCGTCTGTCATTGGACCGCCTTGGAACCCATCATGAAGGTTTGGGCAGAACTGCTGCCCTCGCTACTCCTTGCAACCGGGGAATTTCCACATAACAACCAGATCATGGCGTTAGCTAACTGTGACATCACGGTGCTTCCAAAAATGCACGCGACTCGAGCCACTCACGACTTAGTTCCGAAGTCAGCAACCAG tggtgattgtggcgtgtattgcattgagtatgtggagcatctcatgatgcaGCGTGGATTGACCGATGTGACGCCAGACCGGATAGCCATGTTTCGTCAACGGTGGTGTgtcgatttattttaccaaaatgtcggctga